A DNA window from Mercenaria mercenaria strain notata unplaced genomic scaffold, MADL_Memer_1 contig_3007, whole genome shotgun sequence contains the following coding sequences:
- the LOC128552656 gene encoding myelin transcription factor 1-like protein, translated as MYLYGIQDEDEDDEDDDDTEATTASGRKAETPKTAKTNKTRAEEEDDNDDDDEDSEYDSEEYDSDEDEEDEDYIPFRLPEIGYPQTPSLPPSSQSFRSHYSDFTKYSESVPESLPSLPASRQLTAQTKRTGVTQSSNTKCVHKEHTSHFHRRQDTKRSARTAKSGKTEKSGKKSAKKAESIDSGYDDDVSRRTTASRQSLPTGPVIGASRTFQGKFYDPVTKQVMLYDIGTRPGQRIPAGNMEPLYKPPTAETSDKKMTPKSSNKNEPGSNPGTKGSKRSTTSQQSHHSVPKAAVLGAVFISNLLSKNKANKEALEAGYSDDEDN; from the exons ATGTATTTGTATGGAATTCAA GACGAGGATGAGGACGACGAGGATGACGATGACACGGAAGCAACTACTGCGAGCGGTCGCAAGGCGGAAACTCCAAAAACTGCTAAAACAAATAAGACGCGAGCTGAAGAGGAAGATGATAATGATGACGACGATGAGGATAGTGAATATGACAGTGAAGAATATGATTCTGATGAAGATGAAGAAGATGAAGACTATATTCCGTTCAGATTACCCGAAATAGGTTATCCACAAACACCTTCACTGCCACCGAGTAGTCAGAGCTTCCGGTCGCATTACAGTGATTTTACAAAATACAGTGAAAGTGTTCCAGAGTCGTTACCGTCACTTCCGGCTTCGAGGCAGCTCACTGCACAAACAAAGAGGACTGGTGTTACACAG TCGTCAAATACCAAGTG CGTACACAAAGAACACACTTCACACTTCCATCGCAGACAGGACACAAAGCGCTCAGCACGGACTGCAAAATCTGGAAAAACTGAGAAATCCGGAAAGAAGTCCGCGAAAAAGGCGGAATCTATAGATAGCGGATATGACGATGATGTAAGCAGACGGACAACGGCGAGCAGACAGTCACTTCCGACAGGCCCTGTCATAGGAGCATCAAGAACTTTTCAAGGAAAATTTTATGATCCAG TTACAAAGCAAGTTATGTTGTACGACATTGGAACAAGACCTGGTCAAAGGATTCCCGCCGGAAATATGGAGCCCTTGTATAAACCTCCCACTGCAGAGACGTCAGATAAGAAAATGACTCCTAAATCTTCCAACAAAAACGAGCCGGGCTCCAACCCAGGAACAAAGGGAAGCAAGCGAAGCACG ACAAGTCAACAGAGTCACCATAGTGTACCTAAGGCGGCCGTGCTAGGCGCGGTTTTTATCTCAAACTTACTCAGTAAAAATAAAGCGAACAAAGAGGCACTGGAGGCGGGATATAGCGATGACGAAGATAATTAG